The following proteins are co-located in the Acidicapsa acidisoli genome:
- a CDS encoding abhydrolase domain-containing 18 — protein MVKELYARWMYSWETRLTTRDENRVVRPLEWGFDWLRPFLDETGLTGHVERMEAAGEGEAAMVAVNEAILADSDRFFAYDTPKDFRLEERHPMLFPTNVRPETLDRDARLRNLAAQGKLPRAQFLRFTSPERTPYAENDLVNARWYPADPKKQEGKPKQAMIVMPQWNADAFSHNALCSLFNRFGISALRLSKPYHDIRRPSELERSDYAVSANVGRTLSAVRQAVVDIRCCLDWLEGQGYELFGVLGTSLGSAYGFLASAHDRRLRVNAFNHASAAVGDVVWAGQSTRHIRQALEEAGLTQDRVRALWAGASPVNYYSKFAGHSSRDPRTGNAAEFAKKVLLIYAQYDLTFPLEYSLQVVKSFHEHGIDFERRVLPCGHYTTGETPFQYIDGWYLGSFVYRAFKALREEASSVAMATAENPATPVEEELASR, from the coding sequence ATGGTCAAAGAACTGTACGCGCGCTGGATGTATAGCTGGGAAACGCGGCTGACAACACGCGACGAAAATCGCGTGGTGCGCCCCCTGGAGTGGGGCTTCGACTGGCTGCGTCCGTTTCTCGACGAAACCGGGTTAACCGGGCACGTCGAGCGTATGGAGGCTGCGGGCGAAGGCGAAGCGGCGATGGTCGCGGTCAACGAGGCGATCCTGGCAGACAGCGACCGGTTTTTTGCCTACGACACTCCCAAGGATTTCCGGCTCGAGGAACGGCATCCGATGCTGTTTCCGACCAACGTGCGGCCGGAGACGCTGGATCGGGATGCCCGGCTGAGGAATCTGGCAGCGCAGGGTAAACTGCCGCGGGCGCAATTTCTGCGATTTACCTCACCCGAGCGGACGCCCTACGCTGAAAACGACCTGGTGAACGCCCGCTGGTATCCGGCTGATCCTAAAAAACAGGAAGGCAAGCCAAAACAGGCCATGATCGTCATGCCGCAGTGGAATGCGGACGCTTTCAGCCATAACGCTCTCTGTTCGCTCTTCAACCGGTTTGGCATCTCGGCGTTGCGGTTGTCGAAGCCGTATCACGATATTCGACGCCCCTCGGAGCTGGAACGATCCGATTACGCGGTGAGCGCGAATGTCGGCCGGACGCTTTCGGCGGTCCGGCAGGCGGTAGTGGATATTCGATGCTGCCTCGATTGGCTTGAAGGACAAGGATACGAGCTGTTTGGCGTGCTGGGGACGAGCCTGGGCAGCGCTTACGGATTTCTAGCCAGCGCGCACGACCGGCGGCTGCGGGTGAATGCCTTCAATCACGCTTCAGCGGCGGTTGGCGATGTGGTTTGGGCGGGGCAGAGCACGCGGCATATTCGTCAGGCGTTGGAAGAGGCTGGGCTCACGCAGGATCGGGTACGAGCGCTGTGGGCAGGGGCAAGCCCGGTGAACTACTACTCCAAATTTGCCGGTCATAGTTCGCGTGATCCGCGAACAGGGAACGCGGCGGAATTTGCAAAGAAGGTCTTGCTGATTTATGCGCAATACGATCTGACCTTCCCACTGGAGTATTCGTTGCAGGTGGTGAAATCGTTCCACGAGCATGGGATAGATTTCGAGCGCCGGGTGCTGCCGTGTGGCCACTACACGACCGGCGAAACGCCGTTTCAATACATCGATGGCTGGTATCTTGGGTCGTTTGTGTACCGGGCATTCAAGGCGCTTCGCGAAGAGGCGAGCAGCGTCGCGATGGCAACGGCCGAAAACCCTGCTACTCCGGTTGAAGAAGAGCTGGCTTCGCGGTAA